The following proteins come from a genomic window of Elusimicrobiota bacterium:
- a CDS encoding patatin-like phospholipase family protein, which translates to MDNDDFSILQKVPFFSQFREDEVALLRPHFREVSLRPDEILFHQGDAGDALYVLLGGQVHLMQTQDGRDRILAILGRRGDALGEMALLTSETRPATAVAVQPARLLALKTDDFNAALRATPTLALAVTRFLSGRLAQAIRPPAVPNTAKVYTLVAAAPFEEQAVLVGNLAVSLMTQTRRKLLIVDLPSDNGPSYKTALKLSCPSADRKPEAQDFQSLDTLRPWIASHPSGLDVLCLPRTLLEGDLAAGVYPLLETLRREWDYVLVPLGDRPGRILNVFVEEADRVFYVREEGAEPGTPMWRQLEKAVPPQRLDLLELQRESPPRRHRPGRFYIPWGPNLGRNALAAGTPFLDRRHDVSLRGVDRLARHLGGLRIGIALGSGAALGYSAIGVLRVLERHGVFPDLIAGTSMGALIGSFYCAGRSVDELEDIARSITKAKLWTLMDFALPWKGVVVGNAVLRFLRSILGDVTFGELALPFACVATDINTGEERVLRHGPVAEAVRASLSLPFFFEPFFLKGRYLVDGGLVNPVPTSVVRAMGADVAISLNITTRPANKRFPGWSPRKPSAFNPISGPHIFKVMAKTMYTMQYGISKTTSAAADVVLAPDLSAYTWLEFHHAPEIIKIAEDYTEGALAKITAPLPFFSDRCRTPLRAPRPRL; encoded by the coding sequence ATGGACAACGATGATTTTTCCATCCTTCAAAAAGTTCCTTTCTTCTCGCAATTTCGGGAAGACGAGGTGGCGCTCCTTCGCCCGCATTTCCGGGAAGTGTCCCTCCGCCCGGACGAAATTCTCTTTCATCAAGGTGACGCGGGGGACGCTCTCTACGTCCTGCTCGGAGGGCAAGTCCACCTGATGCAAACCCAGGACGGCCGCGACCGAATTTTAGCGATCCTGGGGCGGCGCGGCGACGCCCTGGGCGAAATGGCTCTCCTGACCTCGGAAACGCGGCCCGCCACGGCGGTGGCCGTCCAACCCGCGCGTCTTCTCGCCTTAAAAACCGATGACTTCAACGCCGCCCTTCGGGCGACCCCGACCCTCGCTTTGGCCGTCACGCGCTTTCTGTCCGGACGGCTGGCGCAGGCGATCCGCCCCCCGGCGGTGCCGAACACCGCCAAAGTCTACACGCTGGTGGCGGCCGCGCCATTCGAGGAACAGGCGGTGTTGGTCGGTAATTTGGCCGTCTCGCTCATGACACAAACCCGTCGAAAACTGCTCATCGTGGACTTGCCTTCCGACAATGGCCCGTCCTACAAAACCGCGCTCAAACTGTCCTGCCCCTCGGCGGACCGGAAGCCCGAAGCCCAGGACTTCCAATCCTTGGACACCCTGCGGCCGTGGATCGCGTCCCATCCGTCGGGACTTGATGTGCTCTGCCTGCCCCGGACGTTGTTGGAGGGCGACTTGGCGGCGGGGGTGTACCCCCTGCTGGAAACCTTGCGGCGGGAATGGGACTACGTGCTGGTCCCGTTGGGAGACCGTCCCGGCCGTATCCTGAATGTTTTCGTGGAGGAAGCGGACCGCGTATTTTACGTTCGCGAAGAGGGCGCGGAGCCCGGCACCCCCATGTGGCGACAATTGGAGAAGGCCGTCCCCCCCCAACGGCTCGACCTGCTGGAACTGCAACGGGAATCCCCCCCGCGGCGCCACCGGCCGGGGCGGTTTTATATTCCTTGGGGACCCAACCTCGGGCGCAACGCCCTCGCCGCGGGGACGCCTTTTTTGGACCGCCGACACGACGTTTCGCTACGGGGCGTCGATCGGTTGGCCCGGCATCTGGGCGGCTTGCGAATCGGCATTGCCCTGGGGTCGGGCGCGGCGCTGGGTTACTCGGCCATCGGGGTTCTGCGGGTTCTGGAGCGCCACGGCGTTTTCCCCGACCTGATCGCGGGCACCTCCATGGGTGCCTTGATCGGCAGTTTTTATTGCGCGGGACGTTCCGTTGACGAATTGGAAGACATCGCCCGCAGCATCACCAAGGCCAAACTTTGGACGCTCATGGATTTCGCCCTGCCGTGGAAGGGGGTCGTCGTCGGCAACGCCGTGTTGCGGTTTTTGCGGTCGATCCTGGGGGACGTGACCTTCGGGGAACTGGCGCTCCCCTTCGCCTGCGTGGCCACCGACATCAACACGGGCGAAGAACGGGTGCTGCGACACGGGCCCGTGGCCGAGGCGGTGCGGGCCTCCTTGTCGCTGCCGTTCTTTTTCGAGCCTTTTTTCTTGAAGGGTCGCTATTTGGTCGACGGCGGATTGGTGAATCCAGTGCCCACCTCGGTCGTCCGGGCCATGGGCGCCGACGTGGCGATATCGCTCAACATCACCACCCGTCCGGCCAACAAACGGTTTCCCGGCTGGAGTCCGCGGAAACCCTCGGCCTTTAACCCCATCAGCGGGCCGCACATTTTCAAAGTGATGGCCAAGACGATGTACACCATGCAGTACGGAATTTCCAAGACGACCTCGGCCGCCGCCGACGTGGTGCTGGCGCCCGACCTCTCGGCGTACACCTGGCTCGAGTTCCACCACGCCCCCGAAATCATCAAAATTGCCGAAGACTACACCGAAGGGGCCCTGGCAAAAATCACCGCCCCCCTGCCGTTTTTTTCCGACCGCTGCCGCACGCCCCTTCGGGCCCCCCGCCCGCGACTTTAA
- a CDS encoding OmpH family outer membrane protein → MRPSRLAMLFLGAALSGAAVAVEIPFKRGGRDEGTRVGFVDMQRIYREYPETQKARAEYNRELARHKTDLAEKERALEELKTRGTPIPAVSTDTVTSATAPAVALGEGEVVRARADLEKARSDAATALRDFESKQSARILGQLHKALVELATQRGIAVVVDKASILHGENAVDLTEALHRKVRGLPEPAP, encoded by the coding sequence GTGCGTCCGTCCCGTCTCGCGATGTTGTTCCTCGGCGCCGCCCTGTCGGGCGCGGCCGTCGCGGTTGAAATTCCCTTTAAAAGGGGCGGTCGGGACGAGGGCACCCGTGTGGGGTTTGTGGACATGCAGCGGATTTACCGGGAGTACCCCGAAACCCAGAAGGCCCGGGCGGAGTACAACCGCGAATTGGCCCGCCACAAAACGGATTTGGCGGAGAAAGAACGCGCCCTGGAAGAATTGAAAACGCGGGGGACCCCGATTCCCGCGGTTTCCACCGACACCGTGACGAGCGCAACGGCCCCGGCGGTCGCCTTGGGGGAGGGCGAAGTGGTCCGCGCGCGGGCGGACCTGGAAAAAGCCCGTTCCGACGCGGCGACCGCCCTGCGGGATTTTGAGAGCAAACAATCCGCGCGCATTCTGGGTCAGCTGCACAAAGCGCTCGTGGAATTGGCCACGCAGCGCGGGATCGCGGTGGTGGTGGACAAAGCCTCCATTTTGCACGGGGAAAACGCCGTGGATTTGACGGAAGCCCTGCACCGCAAGGTGCGCGGCCTCCCCGAACCCGCTCCCTGA
- the lpxD gene encoding UDP-3-O-(3-hydroxymyristoyl)glucosamine N-acyltransferase, whose product MRLTVSEIASLVGGTVRGDGAVVIEGAAGLGEATPRDLSFLANPKYKFQLETTRAGALLVTPEVPTGNRPAVVVKNPTDAWAAVLEILDKERTRRPAGIHPTAVIAAGAKIGRNVTVGAHTVIEEGASVGDNTILYPRVYIGFDSSVGADCLIYPGVTLRERTTVGNRCVLQPGVVVGGDGYGFSFGAGRHRKIPQVGTVVIEDDVEIQANSTIDRAAVGVTRIGRGTKIDNLVQIAHGAEIGENCLIVAQTGVAGSTKIGNFVTLAAQVGVAGHLKIGDQTIVAGQSGVSHDLPPKSVVFGTPAQPIKDEMKCQAAVRQLPKLLDEFRAIKKKMGWGS is encoded by the coding sequence GTGCGACTGACCGTTTCCGAAATCGCGTCCTTGGTGGGCGGCACCGTCCGGGGGGACGGCGCCGTGGTGATCGAGGGGGCCGCCGGACTCGGCGAGGCCACGCCCCGGGACCTGTCGTTTTTGGCGAATCCGAAATACAAATTCCAATTGGAAACGACCCGGGCGGGGGCCCTGTTGGTCACACCCGAGGTGCCGACCGGGAACCGCCCCGCCGTGGTCGTGAAAAACCCCACGGACGCCTGGGCGGCCGTTCTGGAGATTTTGGACAAAGAGCGCACCCGGCGTCCCGCGGGGATTCATCCGACGGCCGTGATCGCCGCCGGCGCGAAAATCGGCCGGAACGTCACCGTCGGGGCCCACACCGTCATCGAAGAGGGGGCCTCCGTCGGCGACAACACGATCCTTTACCCCCGCGTCTACATCGGTTTCGACTCTTCCGTCGGGGCGGATTGTCTGATTTACCCCGGCGTCACCCTGCGGGAGCGCACGACCGTTGGGAATCGGTGCGTCCTCCAACCGGGGGTGGTGGTGGGCGGCGACGGGTACGGGTTTTCCTTCGGGGCCGGGCGCCACCGCAAAATCCCCCAGGTCGGGACGGTCGTTATTGAAGACGATGTCGAAATCCAGGCCAACTCGACCATCGATCGGGCCGCCGTGGGCGTCACCCGCATCGGCCGCGGCACCAAGATCGACAATTTGGTCCAAATCGCCCACGGCGCGGAAATCGGAGAAAATTGCCTGATCGTTGCCCAGACCGGCGTCGCGGGTTCGACCAAGATCGGGAATTTCGTCACCTTGGCGGCGCAGGTGGGGGTGGCCGGCCATTTGAAGATCGGCGATCAAACCATCGTTGCCGGCCAGTCCGGCGTCTCGCACGACTTGCCGCCCAAAAGCGTGGTGTTCGGCACGCCCGCGCAACCGATCAAAGACGAAATGAAATGCCAGGCGGCCGTCCGGCAATTGCCGAAACTCCTCGATGAATTTCGAGCGATCAAAAAGAAAATGGGATGGGGATCATGA
- the lpxC gene encoding UDP-3-O-[3-hydroxymyristoyl] N-acetylglucosamine deacetylase: MKIVTTGEPQRTLAREAVYRGIGLHTGNKCQLVFKPAPANHGVVFVRTDLPAQPRLPAHHSIVSSVIRGTTLSLAGEKDHEARVHTVEHVLSALAGLGIDNMLIEVNANEPPVADGSAMPFLEVLEKAGVVDLGEPRRFFQPDPLEYRAGETYYEVRPAEALTLETVIAFKHPFIGEQKIEFTLKPGSFQTEISRARTFCFDYEVEALKRQGLARGGSLDNAVVVGMDRVHNKEKTLRYPDEFVRHKTLDLLGDLYLLGMPLLARIKAYRVGHGHNVNLVKQLAAQMTGKAAPSPSTVTTSY; the protein is encoded by the coding sequence ATGAAAATCGTCACGACGGGGGAACCGCAACGCACATTGGCCCGAGAGGCCGTCTACAGGGGGATCGGCCTTCACACCGGGAACAAATGCCAATTGGTTTTTAAGCCGGCGCCGGCGAACCACGGGGTGGTGTTCGTCCGCACCGATTTGCCCGCGCAACCCCGCCTGCCCGCGCACCACTCCATCGTGTCCAGCGTCATTCGCGGCACGACTTTGAGCCTCGCGGGCGAAAAGGACCACGAGGCCCGCGTCCACACCGTGGAGCACGTGTTGTCCGCGCTCGCCGGTCTCGGCATCGACAACATGCTGATCGAAGTCAACGCCAACGAGCCCCCCGTGGCCGACGGCAGCGCCATGCCTTTCCTCGAGGTGTTGGAAAAGGCCGGGGTCGTGGATTTGGGCGAGCCCCGCCGATTTTTCCAGCCCGATCCCTTGGAATACCGGGCCGGCGAAACGTATTACGAAGTCCGTCCGGCCGAAGCTTTGACCCTGGAAACCGTGATCGCTTTCAAGCACCCGTTCATCGGCGAGCAAAAAATCGAGTTCACCCTCAAACCGGGCTCTTTCCAAACGGAGATCTCCCGCGCCCGGACCTTCTGCTTTGATTACGAGGTGGAAGCCCTGAAGCGTCAGGGCCTGGCCCGGGGCGGCTCTCTCGACAACGCCGTGGTGGTGGGAATGGACCGCGTCCACAACAAAGAAAAAACGCTCCGTTACCCCGACGAGTTTGTGCGGCACAAGACCCTCGATTTGTTGGGCGACCTCTACCTGCTCGGGATGCCGCTCTTGGCGCGAATCAAGGCCTACCGCGTGGGTCACGGGCACAACGTCAATTTGGTGAAGCAGCTGGCCGCGCAAATGACCGGGAAAGCCGCCCCGTCCCCATCGACGGTGACCACGTCTTATTAA
- the fabZ gene encoding 3-hydroxyacyl-ACP dehydratase FabZ has translation MSDTPRTLNAVDILNAIPHRYPILMVDKATVVEEDKKITGYKSVSGNEPFFQGHFPGRPIMPGVLIVEAMAQTACVLFLSKPEAKDKLAFFMGIDKVKFRKPVVPGDQLELRVEIIRPGRMGKAKGEAYVGGELVTEAEFMFAIVDRQEAKK, from the coding sequence ATGTCCGACACCCCCCGCACGCTGAACGCCGTTGATATTTTGAACGCCATTCCCCACCGCTACCCCATCCTGATGGTCGACAAGGCCACCGTGGTGGAGGAGGATAAAAAAATCACGGGCTACAAATCCGTGTCGGGCAACGAACCGTTTTTTCAGGGACATTTCCCCGGCCGCCCCATCATGCCCGGGGTCTTGATCGTCGAAGCCATGGCGCAGACCGCCTGCGTTTTGTTCCTCTCCAAACCCGAAGCCAAGGACAAATTGGCGTTCTTCATGGGCATCGATAAAGTGAAATTCCGAAAGCCCGTGGTCCCGGGCGATCAATTGGAATTGCGCGTGGAAATAATCCGTCCCGGGCGCATGGGCAAGGCCAAGGGCGAGGCCTACGTCGGCGGGGAATTGGTGACGGAGGCCGAATTTATGTTTGCCATCGTTGATCGGCAGGAAGCCAAGAAGTGA
- the lpxA gene encoding acyl-ACP--UDP-N-acetylglucosamine O-acyltransferase: MSAETRVHPTAIVHPTARLGVGVDIGPYAVIGPDVQLGDRVWVGPHAVIEYADVGAECRLHPHAFVGTEPQDLKFKGEKTRVRVGARTHVRECVTIHRGTVASGETVVGSNCLLMAYTHVAHDCVLADNVIMANVATLAGHVEVGLGAFIGGLSAVHQFVRIGAGAMIGGGSMVTADVAPFCLVQGDRAKTAGLNVVGLRRRGTSRDALSSLKAAYRTVFSKGLSLREAVEEIARSPRPPEVELFLEFVRKTGSRGLCRPAAKAAGGPDTEPDED; the protein is encoded by the coding sequence GTGAGCGCCGAAACCCGCGTTCACCCCACCGCCATCGTCCATCCCACCGCCCGCCTGGGCGTTGGGGTGGACATCGGCCCCTACGCCGTCATCGGCCCCGACGTGCAGCTCGGGGACCGGGTTTGGGTCGGGCCCCACGCCGTGATCGAATACGCCGATGTCGGGGCGGAGTGCCGGCTGCACCCCCACGCCTTTGTCGGCACCGAGCCGCAGGACCTCAAATTCAAGGGCGAAAAGACGCGCGTCCGCGTCGGCGCCCGCACCCACGTGCGCGAGTGCGTGACGATCCACCGCGGGACCGTCGCGTCCGGGGAAACCGTGGTGGGGTCGAATTGCCTTTTGATGGCCTACACCCACGTCGCCCACGATTGCGTGCTGGCCGACAACGTGATCATGGCCAACGTCGCCACCCTGGCCGGGCACGTGGAAGTCGGCCTGGGGGCCTTCATCGGCGGTTTGTCGGCCGTTCACCAATTTGTCCGCATCGGCGCGGGAGCGATGATCGGCGGCGGGTCCATGGTGACCGCCGACGTGGCGCCTTTTTGCCTGGTCCAGGGCGACCGCGCGAAGACCGCGGGCTTGAACGTGGTCGGTTTGCGGCGGCGAGGGACCTCCCGGGACGCCCTGTCGTCCCTGAAGGCCGCGTACCGCACGGTGTTTTCGAAGGGCCTGTCGCTGCGGGAGGCGGTGGAAGAAATCGCCCGGTCGCCCCGCCCGCCCGAAGTCGAGCTTTTCCTGGAATTTGTTCGAAAGACGGGCTCGCGCGGGCTCTGCCGCCCGGCCGCCAAAGCCGCCGGGGGTCCGGACACCGAGCCGGACGAGGATTGA
- the lpxI gene encoding UDP-2,3-diacylglucosamine diphosphatase LpxI (LpxI, functionally equivalent to LpxH, replaces it in LPS biosynthesis in a minority of bacteria.) produces MTPLGLIAGNGRFPFLLADEARRQGRPVVAAAIEGETDPALADHVDRIHWLKLGQIKRTIQIFKEAGAGDAVMAGQVKHASIFDLRHLDATAVKILATLPDKKTDTILSAVADVFAKEGIRLMSSVAYLGEALAPEGVITRARPSNEQKRDIAFGFKTAKAVAGLDLGQTVCVKDQAVLAVEAIEGTDACIRRAGEHQAGCVAVKVAKPRQDLRFDVPVVGRRTLESLAAAKAAVLAVEAGKTLFFDREEFLKEADAVGLIVVGVKE; encoded by the coding sequence TTGACCCCCCTGGGTCTCATCGCGGGAAACGGCCGGTTCCCGTTCCTCTTGGCGGACGAGGCCCGACGCCAAGGCCGGCCCGTGGTCGCGGCCGCCATCGAAGGGGAAACCGACCCCGCCCTGGCCGACCACGTGGATCGCATCCACTGGCTAAAGCTTGGCCAGATCAAGCGTACGATCCAAATTTTTAAAGAGGCCGGCGCGGGGGACGCCGTGATGGCGGGCCAGGTCAAACACGCCAGCATATTCGATCTCCGCCACCTGGACGCGACGGCCGTCAAGATATTGGCCACACTCCCCGATAAAAAAACCGACACGATTTTGAGCGCCGTCGCCGACGTGTTCGCGAAGGAAGGAATCCGGTTGATGTCCTCCGTTGCCTACCTGGGGGAAGCCCTGGCGCCGGAAGGGGTGATCACCCGCGCCCGCCCCTCAAACGAGCAGAAACGCGACATCGCCTTCGGTTTTAAAACCGCCAAGGCCGTCGCCGGGTTGGACCTCGGGCAAACCGTGTGCGTGAAAGACCAGGCCGTGTTGGCCGTCGAGGCCATCGAGGGCACCGACGCCTGCATCCGCCGGGCGGGGGAGCACCAGGCCGGGTGCGTGGCCGTCAAGGTGGCCAAACCGCGCCAGGATTTGCGCTTCGACGTCCCCGTGGTGGGTCGGCGGACGTTGGAATCCCTGGCCGCGGCGAAAGCCGCCGTTCTGGCGGTGGAGGCGGGCAAGACCTTGTTTTTCGATCGCGAGGAATTTTTGAAAGAGGCCGACGCCGTGGGCTTGATCGTGGTGGGGGTTAAAGAGTGA
- a CDS encoding Gfo/Idh/MocA family oxidoreductase encodes MKLFGRAAPVFEPPVPEAERVPIGVVGVGQMGRHHARILSTLPPARLVGIADLDRARASALAEQHRTRAFASADQFPADTRAVVIAAPTPFHHRLTKEFLERGWHCFVEKPLTERVEDAEEVIALARSKNLILQVGHIERFNPAVMEMARQAKDPLFIEASRLGPFDPRVAHVSVVLDLMIHDIDIVLALTQDKVVRLDAVGGSVLSGQEDIVKATLFFSRGCRADLVASRVSVKKFRKIRVFQKDAYMSLDYSDRSLKIHRKRRPEVRSLLDVVIQRPRLEKKDPLETELRHFLQCVREGKAPLVGGEHGRDALELALEIRRGLRLHTL; translated from the coding sequence GTGAAATTGTTCGGCCGCGCCGCCCCGGTTTTTGAACCCCCCGTCCCCGAAGCGGAGCGCGTTCCCATCGGTGTCGTGGGGGTGGGGCAAATGGGTCGGCACCACGCGCGCATTTTGTCGACCTTGCCGCCGGCCCGGCTGGTGGGGATCGCCGACCTCGACCGCGCCCGCGCGAGCGCCCTGGCCGAGCAGCACCGAACCCGGGCCTTCGCGTCCGCCGATCAATTCCCGGCCGACACCCGGGCGGTGGTCATCGCGGCGCCCACCCCGTTCCACCACCGGTTGACCAAAGAATTCCTGGAACGCGGTTGGCATTGTTTCGTCGAGAAACCTTTGACGGAGCGCGTCGAAGACGCCGAGGAAGTGATCGCCCTCGCCCGTTCAAAAAATCTGATCCTCCAGGTGGGGCACATCGAGCGTTTCAACCCCGCCGTGATGGAAATGGCCCGCCAGGCCAAGGACCCTCTTTTTATCGAGGCCTCGCGCCTCGGGCCCTTCGACCCCCGCGTGGCCCACGTGAGCGTGGTGTTGGATCTCATGATTCACGACATCGACATCGTTCTGGCTTTGACCCAGGACAAGGTGGTTCGCCTCGACGCCGTGGGCGGGAGCGTTCTGTCCGGCCAGGAGGACATCGTCAAGGCGACGCTCTTTTTCTCGCGCGGTTGCCGGGCCGATTTGGTGGCCAGTCGCGTGAGCGTCAAAAAGTTCCGCAAAATCCGGGTGTTCCAAAAGGACGCCTACATGTCGTTGGACTATTCCGATCGCAGTTTAAAAATTCACCGCAAGCGGCGGCCCGAGGTCCGGAGCCTGTTGGACGTGGTCATCCAACGACCCCGTTTGGAAAAAAAGGATCCGTTGGAAACGGAATTGCGCCATTTCCTTCAATGCGTGCGGGAAGGGAAAGCCCCTCTGGTCGGCGGGGAACACGGCCGCGACGCTTTGGAGTTGGCCCTTGAAATCCGACGGGGCCTGCGGTTGCACACCCTGTGA
- the lpxB gene encoding lipid-A-disaccharide synthase has product MNSFLFVAGDPSGDERAAEVVREIKSRDPACRVTALGGPALKAAADRFLYDLVAESVMGFWEPLKKIPRFWRILNGVVRPALREETGVVVPTDFYGFNRHVAAAAKAAGRRVVYYVSPQVWASRPGRIDVLKKAVDRVLVIFPFEEALYRERGVPVTFVGHPLIDALPPADPDAPLNVEATVGLLPGSRPGEVRRLLPVMLEAAERLTAARPGLRFVLFAASSLSNAFYDALLGGAPRRNLFLEMVRDEAHRRRRGLDAALACSGTATLENALLGIPTVVAYKTSWPTYLLARLIVRVNHIAMPNILAGRTVMPERIQAAATPAALAEALAPFLDDPARRRASRRELIDIRRLLGGGGAAARAAQALRETAA; this is encoded by the coding sequence GTGAATTCCTTTTTATTCGTGGCGGGGGATCCCTCGGGCGACGAACGGGCGGCCGAGGTGGTTCGGGAAATCAAGTCCCGCGATCCGGCTTGCCGGGTGACCGCCCTGGGCGGGCCGGCGCTCAAGGCCGCGGCCGACCGCTTCCTCTACGACTTGGTGGCGGAGAGCGTCATGGGGTTCTGGGAACCGCTCAAGAAGATCCCGCGTTTCTGGCGGATTTTGAACGGGGTGGTGCGTCCGGCCCTGCGCGAGGAGACGGGGGTGGTGGTCCCGACGGATTTTTACGGTTTCAACCGCCACGTGGCCGCGGCGGCCAAGGCGGCCGGGCGGCGGGTGGTCTACTACGTGAGTCCCCAGGTGTGGGCCAGCCGGCCCGGACGCATCGATGTGTTGAAAAAGGCGGTGGATCGCGTGCTGGTGATTTTTCCCTTTGAAGAGGCGTTGTACCGGGAGCGCGGCGTGCCCGTGACGTTTGTCGGGCATCCGTTGATCGACGCCCTGCCCCCGGCCGACCCCGACGCGCCGCTCAACGTGGAGGCGACCGTGGGCCTGTTGCCCGGCAGCCGACCCGGGGAGGTGCGCCGCCTGTTGCCCGTGATGCTCGAGGCGGCCGAGCGCTTGACGGCCGCGCGGCCGGGCTTGCGGTTCGTGCTGTTCGCGGCCTCCAGCCTGTCGAACGCGTTTTACGACGCGCTCCTCGGCGGCGCGCCCCGCCGGAACCTGTTCTTGGAGATGGTGCGCGACGAGGCCCATCGCCGGCGGCGGGGCCTCGACGCCGCGTTGGCCTGTTCCGGCACCGCCACGCTCGAGAACGCGCTTTTGGGAATCCCCACGGTGGTCGCCTACAAAACATCCTGGCCCACCTACCTGTTGGCCCGCCTGATCGTCCGCGTGAACCACATCGCGATGCCGAACATCCTGGCGGGGCGGACGGTCATGCCCGAGCGCATTCAAGCCGCCGCCACGCCCGCCGCCCTGGCCGAGGCGTTGGCGCCTTTTTTGGACGATCCCGCCCGGCGACGGGCCAGCCGCCGGGAATTGATCGACATCCGCCGTTTGTTGGGCGGCGGGGGAGCGGCGGCGAGGGCGGCCCAGGCCCTGCGGGAGACCGCGGCGTGA
- a CDS encoding ABC transporter ATP-binding protein: MSGINDAPLGRRPLDDKSKRSVSPWAVTKRLLPYFRPHRARLVLALIAMALVAGLTAGSMWILKKVIDEALMAGELSTLANVVVLVVILYFGKAVLSYVHDYVTAFIGQSIVKRIRNEAYANIHTLSLDFYTGTDSARVIARLTNDGQLLQNALTKTPVMIVRDGLTVIALTGFLFYLHWKFALVSFTLLPLSGILIARFGKSLRKSAKLGQAKMADLYTLIQETISGAPVVKAFQREDYEKERFARENEAYFRIYMKNARVESLSSPVMEFIGAIGMGVILWFGGKDVVAGVWTTGAFFAFVGSALSLFQPIKNFSRSNSTIQLALAGAERIFDVTDARPTVRERPGAIALPPFADQIEFDRVSFAYRPDQPVLRDVSLTVRRGEIVALVGPSGSGKTTLSALLLRFYDPTAGSIRVDGRDVRTATFQSLRRQIGLVTQETLLFNDTIRANIGYARAEATEDEIVAAAKAANAWEFIRDKPEGLDTLIGERGLLLSGGQKQRLALARAILKNPPILVLDEATSALDAQSERLVQEAVERLMKNRTVFVIAHRLATVKNASRIVVLEHGQIAEMGNHAELLAKDGIYKRLTELQILEK, translated from the coding sequence GTGAGCGGCATCAACGACGCGCCCCTGGGCCGCCGGCCCCTCGACGACAAGTCCAAACGCTCGGTTTCCCCCTGGGCCGTGACGAAACGGTTGTTGCCCTATTTCCGCCCCCATCGCGCGCGGCTCGTGTTGGCCTTGATCGCCATGGCTCTGGTGGCGGGGCTCACCGCGGGGTCCATGTGGATCCTGAAAAAAGTGATCGACGAAGCGCTCATGGCGGGCGAACTGTCCACCCTGGCCAACGTGGTGGTCCTGGTGGTCATCCTCTATTTCGGCAAGGCCGTGCTCTCCTACGTGCACGACTACGTGACGGCGTTCATCGGCCAGTCCATCGTCAAGCGCATTCGCAACGAGGCCTACGCCAACATCCACACGTTGTCCCTGGATTTTTACACGGGCACCGATTCCGCGCGGGTCATCGCCCGCCTGACCAACGACGGCCAGCTCTTACAGAACGCCCTCACCAAAACCCCCGTCATGATCGTCCGCGACGGGTTGACGGTGATCGCCCTGACCGGATTCCTGTTTTACCTTCACTGGAAATTCGCCCTGGTGTCTTTCACCCTGCTGCCTTTGTCCGGGATTCTGATCGCGCGGTTCGGCAAGAGCTTGCGAAAATCCGCCAAGTTGGGGCAGGCCAAGATGGCCGACCTCTACACCTTGATCCAGGAAACCATCAGCGGCGCGCCGGTGGTCAAGGCCTTCCAACGGGAGGATTACGAGAAAGAGCGGTTCGCCCGGGAAAACGAAGCCTACTTCCGCATTTACATGAAAAACGCGCGGGTGGAATCCCTCTCGAGCCCGGTCATGGAGTTCATCGGCGCCATCGGCATGGGGGTCATCCTGTGGTTCGGCGGGAAAGACGTCGTGGCCGGCGTGTGGACCACCGGCGCTTTTTTCGCTTTCGTGGGCAGCGCCCTTTCGCTTTTCCAACCCATCAAAAATTTTTCCCGGTCCAATTCCACGATCCAACTCGCCCTGGCCGGGGCGGAACGCATTTTCGATGTGACGGACGCCCGCCCGACGGTCCGGGAGCGGCCGGGCGCGATCGCCTTGCCGCCTTTCGCGGATCAAATTGAATTTGACCGCGTGTCCTTCGCCTACCGTCCCGATCAGCCCGTTTTGCGCGATGTGTCTTTGACCGTGCGACGGGGCGAGATCGTGGCCCTGGTCGGTCCCTCCGGGTCCGGCAAAACCACGCTCTCCGCGTTGTTGCTCCGTTTCTACGATCCCACGGCCGGTTCGATCCGGGTGGACGGCCGGGACGTGCGGACGGCGACGTTTCAGAGCTTGCGTCGGCAAATCGGCCTGGTGACCCAGGAAACGTTGCTGTTCAACGACACCATCCGGGCCAACATCGGCTACGCCCGGGCGGAGGCCACCGAGGATGAAATCGTCGCCGCCGCCAAAGCGGCCAACGCCTGGGAGTTCATTCGCGACAAGCCCGAGGGCTTGGACACCTTGATCGGCGAACGGGGGCTCCTCCTCTCCGGGGGGCAGAAGCAACGGCTGGCGTTGGCGCGGGCGATCCTCAAGAACCCCCCGATCCTCGTGTTGGACGAGGCCACGAGCGCCCTCGACGCGCAATCGGAGAGGTTGGTGCAGGAGGCCGTGGAACGCTTGATGAAAAACCGCACCGTTTTTGTGATCGCGCACCGATTGGCAACCGTCAAGAACGCCAGCCGCATCGTCGTGTTGGAACATGGGCAAATCGCCGAGATGGGCAACCACGCCGAGCTGTTGGCCAAAGACGGTATTTACAAACGGCTCACCGAACTTCAAATTCTGGAGAAATAA